From Flavobacterium sp. 102, a single genomic window includes:
- a CDS encoding DnaJ C-terminal domain-containing protein produces the protein MEFIDYYKILEVPKTATEAEIKKAYRKLARKYHPDVNPNDQNAEKKFKEINEANEVLSNAENRKKYDKYGKDWKHADEFEKSGYDPNQQQSAGRRAQSSDYGGDFSDFFESMFGNAGGGARRETKYRGQDLNASLRLSLKDVYQTQKHTLTVNHKNIRITIPAGVENGQVIKIAGHGSPGANWGPNGDLYITFSIADDPNFKRDGNNLYTTFDLDLYTAVLGGEIVVPTFDGKVKLKVPPETQTGTKVKLKSKGFPVYKSEDQFGDLYVTYTVKTPVHLTEKEKELFTELSKLRSHD, from the coding sequence ATGGAGTTCATAGATTACTATAAAATTCTTGAAGTACCCAAAACTGCCACTGAAGCCGAAATCAAAAAAGCGTATCGAAAGCTGGCAAGGAAATACCATCCTGATGTAAACCCAAATGACCAAAATGCCGAAAAAAAATTTAAGGAAATCAACGAAGCCAACGAAGTCTTGAGTAATGCCGAAAACAGGAAGAAATACGACAAGTATGGCAAAGACTGGAAACATGCGGATGAGTTTGAAAAATCGGGGTATGACCCTAATCAACAGCAAAGTGCGGGAAGGCGTGCGCAATCGTCTGATTACGGCGGCGATTTTTCTGATTTCTTTGAAAGCATGTTTGGCAATGCCGGTGGCGGCGCAAGAAGGGAAACGAAATACCGGGGACAGGACCTTAATGCCAGTTTACGGCTTAGCTTAAAAGACGTATACCAAACCCAAAAACATACCCTGACCGTAAACCATAAAAACATCAGGATCACGATACCTGCCGGCGTAGAAAACGGACAGGTCATCAAGATTGCGGGTCACGGCAGCCCGGGAGCCAATTGGGGGCCCAATGGAGATTTATATATTACCTTTTCGATAGCGGATGACCCTAATTTTAAACGGGACGGAAACAATCTGTATACTACTTTTGATTTAGATTTGTATACCGCGGTTTTGGGAGGAGAAATTGTTGTTCCTACTTTTGACGGCAAGGTAAAGCTGAAAGTGCCGCCTGAAACCCAGACCGGAACCAAAGTAAAATTAAAAAGCAAGGGATTTCCGGTATACAAGTCAGAAGACCAGTTTGGCGACCTATACGTTACGTATACTGTTAAAACCCCAGTGCACCTGACCGAAAAGGAAAAGGAACTATTTACCGAACTTTCAAAATTGAGAAGCCATGACTAA
- a CDS encoding chaperone modulator CbpM, giving the protein MTKEDLILIDHFCQHHGIEPAFIVALKEFDLIEILVLEEKQYIEAAQLAKIEKIIRLHHELEINLEGIDIIMNLLEQLDHYKSQLTSARNKLDFFEKQ; this is encoded by the coding sequence ATGACTAAGGAAGACCTAATATTAATTGACCACTTTTGCCAGCACCATGGTATTGAACCGGCCTTTATAGTGGCATTGAAGGAGTTTGACCTGATTGAAATTTTGGTACTGGAGGAAAAGCAATATATTGAGGCAGCACAGCTTGCCAAAATTGAAAAAATAATCAGGCTGCACCATGAGCTGGAAATTAACCTGGAAGGCATTGACATCATCATGAATTTACTTGAACAGCTTGACCACTATAAAAGCCAACTGACCAGCGCCAGGAATAAACTGGATTTTTTTGAGAAGCAATAG
- a CDS encoding DUF6169 family protein, whose protein sequence is MPNPYNYHFDDETQSYHFITKNGIEYKVAFIVDHTFSAVSNIKIDNVFQLIIEKKDGAIERYDSQVSETVKDIVASFFLNSQNSMIYICDDEDSKAETRFKVFDRWYQSSTLFDYVFKVDNVIECDSPAGITTIYSSLLYHNENINKEEIIDIYNNIQEILNDK, encoded by the coding sequence TTGCCAAACCCCTATAACTATCATTTTGATGATGAAACTCAGAGTTATCATTTTATTACAAAAAATGGTATAGAGTATAAAGTTGCTTTTATAGTAGACCATACTTTTAGTGCTGTATCTAATATTAAAATAGACAATGTTTTTCAATTGATTATTGAAAAGAAAGACGGCGCTATTGAAAGATATGATTCTCAAGTGTCTGAGACAGTCAAAGATATAGTGGCATCATTCTTTTTAAACTCGCAAAATTCAATGATTTATATTTGCGATGATGAAGATTCAAAGGCGGAAACACGATTTAAAGTTTTTGATAGATGGTACCAAAGCAGTACGCTCTTCGACTACGTTTTTAAGGTCGATAATGTAATAGAATGTGATTCACCTGCAGGAATAACAACTATATATTCATCTCTTTTATATCATAATGAGAATATCAATAAAGAAGAAATTATTGATATTTACAATAACATTCAAGAAATACTAAATGATAAATAA
- a CDS encoding helix-turn-helix domain-containing protein, whose translation MDTTTKPKHIGRNISRIRELRGMKQEALAIAIGVSQQTISNIEGSEEIEDSMLEKLSSALKVSPEGIKQFSEETVFNIINNTFTDNSSNNNNYLCSINPLDKILELYERLLKAEKEKIDYLEKLLNK comes from the coding sequence ATGGATACAACTACAAAACCTAAACATATAGGGCGAAACATTAGCCGCATTCGTGAACTCCGTGGTATGAAACAAGAGGCATTGGCTATTGCCATTGGGGTAAGTCAGCAGACGATTTCCAATATTGAAGGAAGTGAGGAAATTGAAGATAGTATGTTGGAAAAACTTTCATCAGCTTTGAAGGTATCACCAGAAGGAATAAAACAATTTAGCGAAGAAACTGTATTTAATATTATCAATAATACTTTCACTGATAATAGCTCTAACAACAATAATTATTTGTGTTCAATTAATCCATTGGATAAAATTCTAGAACTATATGAACGTCTTTTAAAAGCAGAGAAAGAAAAGATAGATTACTTAGAAAAGTTGCTTAATAAATAA